The following are encoded together in the Coffea arabica cultivar ET-39 chromosome 1c, Coffea Arabica ET-39 HiFi, whole genome shotgun sequence genome:
- the LOC113719509 gene encoding uncharacterized protein isoform X2, translating to MVKKTIADYHLLVPSPLSLAAKEYLQNPSLSLKNHYSRSRKVAEKDSRIGLREVKDSAPRGFAMTFARERVAEPRNVMSNGAVNINEISSDEDDPSMAEGNGRDTGGGKGKKDAPWVRMKWTDSIVRLLIQVVANVGEDGPSEGAEGARRKSGIIKKGKWRKVSKVLMSKGLCVSPQQCEDKFNDLNKRYKKLNDILGRGTSCRVVENPALLNNMEHLSDKAKEDVRKLLGSKHLFYKEMCAYHNGQKITDCNDFELPVHAASVAEQIWEHCDGSPVVGEGTKDKDGSPVAGEGTTDKDGSPVAAQSSKDNDISEGDDADENDESDHYMSEDEAADNNASGSVDRVETSENREMWKDYGNTRSRSEAGDDFQAEIAEMFSDPTKSQWERREWIRKRMLQLHEERIGIQAEAFELEKQRLKWQRFCNKKELELETARLEKERLIIENERKALQLKQKEVEVEFRRPESTFNLTSFSIDIMGGREQIDSGRQH from the exons ATGGTTAAGAAAACCATTGCTGATTACCATTTACTGGTcccctctcctctctctcttgctGCAAAAGAGTACTTGCAAAACCCCTCACTTTCTCTGAAGAATCACTATTCTAGATCGCGAAAAG TGGCTGAAAAGGATTCCAGGATTGGGCTAAGGGAGGTCAAAGACTCAGCACCAAGAGGTTTTGCTATGACTTTTGCAAGAGAGAGGGTTGCGGAACCTAGGAATGTTATGAGTAATGGTGCTGTTAACATCAATGAGATCTCAAGTGATGAGGATGACCCAAGTATGGCAGAGGGCAATGGTAGGGATACTGGTGGAGGAAAGGGCAAAAAGGATGCTCCTTGGGTGAGAATGAAGTGGACGGACAGTATAGTTAGACTTTTGATTCAAGTTGTTGCAAATGTTGGAGAAGATGGTCCTTCAGAGGGTGCTGAGGGAGCGAGGCGAAAATCTGGTATCATAAAGAAGGGAAAATGGAGAAAGGTCTCAAAGGTATTGATGTCTAAGGGTCTTTGTGTTTCACCTCAGCAGTGTGAGGATAAGTTCAATGATTTGAACAAGAGGTACAAGAAGTTGAACGACATTCTTGGAAGGGGTACTTCATGTAGAGTTGTCGAGAATCCAGCTCTATTAAACAACATGGAACATCTCTCTGACAAAGCAAAGGAAGATGTGAGGAAGTTATTGGGCTCAAAGCATTTGTTCTATAAGGAAATGTGTGCTTACCATAATGGCCAAAAGATTACCGATTGCAATGATTTTGAGTTACCAGTTCATGCTGCATCTGTAGCAGAACAAATTTGGGAACATTGTGATGGTTCACCTGTTGTAGGAGAAGGCACCAAAGACAAGGATGGTTCACCTGTTGCAGGAGAAGGCACAACAGACAAGGATGGTTCACCTGTGGCCGCACAAAGTTCAAAAGACAATGACATCTCTGAGGGCGATGATgctgatgaaaatgatgaaagtgaCCATTACATGTCTGAAGATGAAGCTGCAGATAACAATGCTTCTGGGAGTGTGGATAGGGTTGAAACAAGtgaaaatagggaaatgtgGAAGGATTATGGAAATACCAGGTCTCGATCTGAGGCCGGTGATGATTTTCAGGCAGAAATCGCTGAAATGTTTAGTGACCCTACAAAGTCTCAATGGGAGCGGAGAGAGTGGATCAGGAAGCGTATGCTTCAACTTCATGAGGAAAGAATTGGCATACAAGCTGAAGCTTTTGAGTTAGAAAAGCAAAGATTGAAATGGCAGAGATTCTGCAACAAGAAAGAGTTGGAACTGGAGACAGCTAGGCTGGAAAAGGAGAGGTTGATAATAGAGAATGAGCGCAAGGCATTGCAACTGAAGCAGAAAGAAGTGGAGGTGGAATTTCGGAGACCGGAATCAACATTTAACCTGACTTCTTTTAGTATAGACATAATGGGGGGAAGAGAGCAGATTGATTCAGGAAGGCAACACTAG
- the LOC113719509 gene encoding uncharacterized protein isoform X1, whose protein sequence is MNNNNRGSGFLSGYTGGFLGMNRNQQNPGGLLGMSRSHQQNLSSSNPARLQNDQVPSLMNMKSVAEKDSRIGLREVKDSAPRGFAMTFARERVAEPRNVMSNGAVNINEISSDEDDPSMAEGNGRDTGGGKGKKDAPWVRMKWTDSIVRLLIQVVANVGEDGPSEGAEGARRKSGIIKKGKWRKVSKVLMSKGLCVSPQQCEDKFNDLNKRYKKLNDILGRGTSCRVVENPALLNNMEHLSDKAKEDVRKLLGSKHLFYKEMCAYHNGQKITDCNDFELPVHAASVAEQIWEHCDGSPVVGEGTKDKDGSPVAGEGTTDKDGSPVAAQSSKDNDISEGDDADENDESDHYMSEDEAADNNASGSVDRVETSENREMWKDYGNTRSRSEAGDDFQAEIAEMFSDPTKSQWERREWIRKRMLQLHEERIGIQAEAFELEKQRLKWQRFCNKKELELETARLEKERLIIENERKALQLKQKEVEVEFRRPESTFNLTSFSIDIMGGREQIDSGRQH, encoded by the coding sequence ATGAATAATAACAATCGGGGTAGTGGGTTTTTATCCGGTTATACAGGAGGGTTTTTGGGGATGAATAGGAATCAACAAAATCCTGGTGGGCTTTTGGGGATGAGTAGAAGCCATCAACAAAACTTAAGTAGCAGTAATCCAGCTCGTCTGCAAAATGACCAAGTTCCATCTCTGATGAATATGAAATCAGTGGCTGAAAAGGATTCCAGGATTGGGCTAAGGGAGGTCAAAGACTCAGCACCAAGAGGTTTTGCTATGACTTTTGCAAGAGAGAGGGTTGCGGAACCTAGGAATGTTATGAGTAATGGTGCTGTTAACATCAATGAGATCTCAAGTGATGAGGATGACCCAAGTATGGCAGAGGGCAATGGTAGGGATACTGGTGGAGGAAAGGGCAAAAAGGATGCTCCTTGGGTGAGAATGAAGTGGACGGACAGTATAGTTAGACTTTTGATTCAAGTTGTTGCAAATGTTGGAGAAGATGGTCCTTCAGAGGGTGCTGAGGGAGCGAGGCGAAAATCTGGTATCATAAAGAAGGGAAAATGGAGAAAGGTCTCAAAGGTATTGATGTCTAAGGGTCTTTGTGTTTCACCTCAGCAGTGTGAGGATAAGTTCAATGATTTGAACAAGAGGTACAAGAAGTTGAACGACATTCTTGGAAGGGGTACTTCATGTAGAGTTGTCGAGAATCCAGCTCTATTAAACAACATGGAACATCTCTCTGACAAAGCAAAGGAAGATGTGAGGAAGTTATTGGGCTCAAAGCATTTGTTCTATAAGGAAATGTGTGCTTACCATAATGGCCAAAAGATTACCGATTGCAATGATTTTGAGTTACCAGTTCATGCTGCATCTGTAGCAGAACAAATTTGGGAACATTGTGATGGTTCACCTGTTGTAGGAGAAGGCACCAAAGACAAGGATGGTTCACCTGTTGCAGGAGAAGGCACAACAGACAAGGATGGTTCACCTGTGGCCGCACAAAGTTCAAAAGACAATGACATCTCTGAGGGCGATGATgctgatgaaaatgatgaaagtgaCCATTACATGTCTGAAGATGAAGCTGCAGATAACAATGCTTCTGGGAGTGTGGATAGGGTTGAAACAAGtgaaaatagggaaatgtgGAAGGATTATGGAAATACCAGGTCTCGATCTGAGGCCGGTGATGATTTTCAGGCAGAAATCGCTGAAATGTTTAGTGACCCTACAAAGTCTCAATGGGAGCGGAGAGAGTGGATCAGGAAGCGTATGCTTCAACTTCATGAGGAAAGAATTGGCATACAAGCTGAAGCTTTTGAGTTAGAAAAGCAAAGATTGAAATGGCAGAGATTCTGCAACAAGAAAGAGTTGGAACTGGAGACAGCTAGGCTGGAAAAGGAGAGGTTGATAATAGAGAATGAGCGCAAGGCATTGCAACTGAAGCAGAAAGAAGTGGAGGTGGAATTTCGGAGACCGGAATCAACATTTAACCTGACTTCTTTTAGTATAGACATAATGGGGGGAAGAGAGCAGATTGATTCAGGAAGGCAACACTAG